In a single window of the Papaver somniferum cultivar HN1 chromosome 8, ASM357369v1, whole genome shotgun sequence genome:
- the LOC113305584 gene encoding uncharacterized protein LOC113305584, whose product MALKLDLSKAFDRLELSFLLNIMKKSGFCDSFYNLINQCLSTTCMNILLNGSPCKNYHLSRGLRQEDPLSPYLFLSLLWNIFLDVFLLLNLIRLFVVLRLPEELILSITYSQLLNCQKSSVYFSNNMNPIDCDALASALNMNRVSKYDTYLGDPLLLGRNKGKAFSPIAQFCEARLNNWSNCPYARSAWLGISINVSNVLNDHTGILHWIISWFSAGECTGVKGKPVETSLILDHEAEQMECISMKYAVEWATSLKLERVIFESDNELLIKSIKDNTPYVHWINHSYILDIQSFFHNNPNWFCYSVLKDKNSVAYGIAKKTTTSNSIFGAL is encoded by the exons ATGGCTCTTAAGCTTGATCTTTCTAAGGCTTTTGATAGATTAGAATTGAGCTTTCTTCTTAATATTATGAAAAAATCTGGTTTCTGTGATTCCTTTTATAACCTCATTAATCAATGTCTATCTACCACTTGTATGAATATCCTTCTAAATGGTTCTCCTTGTAAGAATTATCATCTTTCTAGAGGTTTAAGACAAGAAGATCCCTTGTCTCCTTACCTTTTTTTATCATTGTTATGGAATATCTTTCtagatgttttcttattgctGAATCTAATAAGGTTATTTGTGGTATTAAGGCTTCCAGAAGAGCTCATTCTATCTATCACTTACA GTCAGCTGCTCAATTGTCAAAAATCTAGTGTTTATTTTAGCAATAACATGAATCCCATTGACTGTGATGCTTTAGCTAGTGCTTTGAATATGAACAGAGTCTCTAAATATGATACTTACTTAGGAGATCCTCTTCTTCTTGGTAGAAACAAAGGTAAAGCTTTCAGTCCCATTGCTCAGTTCTGTGAGGCTAGATTAAATAATTGGTCAA ATTGCCCCTATGCCAGATCAGCTTGGCTAGGAATTAGTATCAATGTTTCTAATGTTCTAAATGACCATACTGGTATCTTACATTGGATCATAAGTTGGTTTTCTGCAG GGGAGTGCACTGGAGTCAAAGGAAAACCAGTTGAGACAAGCCTAATTTTGGATCATGAGGCTGAGCAGATGGAATGTATTTCAATGAAATATGCAGTGGAATGGGCTACTTCATTGAAGTTGGAAAGAGTTATTTTTGAGTCAGACAATGAGCTACtaatcaaatctatcaaggacAATACACCTTATGTTCATTGGATTAATCATTCTTACATTTTAGACATTCAGTCTTTCTTTCATAATAACCCTAACTGGTTTTGTTATTCAGTTCTTAAAGATAAAAATAGTGTAGCATATGGTATTGCCAAG